atttatcatttgaGCCTGTGCTCCTAGGATACATGTAGACTATCTTATGGAAAAATTTCATGCATTGCATTGATCTATATGTAATAAATATaagacataaaaatataatataaataagtacaatctatatatataaaaaagataacaaaTTATGAAGACTATTGGATATATCCTAAAGCTTCGGCACAATTAAAACATGTGGTCGAACAATGATGGAGGATCCTACACTTGACTCTATTGATGTCTATGTCTACTCTGCTCGTGTCATTTTCTGTCGTGAGACGTCTTCAGTGCATAGTATAGCTGATGTATATGTAGTGATATCACATAAGCGGTCATGCGTGCACATGTATTTCTAGCATCCAATTGTGGCCCCAGGTAGTCAGGCCATCGTGCGTTTGCTGTCTGCATATATACGCGAGATCAGTTGATTCCAAATGCCAAAATGCACATAATTAAGAAACTTTTCTATGGcttcttatatatttagataacacCAATccactctattttatatatattaataaagtaatCCAAAAGGTAGCCATCGTTTCATCCTCATGACAGTgagaatatattaataataacgTAAAGATAAAGATGCAGGGAAGATCGAtgagaaataaatatgatataaagtttatatatctttgatttattataatattatattaggAGAGTACTGAAGAATCTATCTTAATTGGAATACCAGATTATAAGTTTGGTCGCTGGAGTTTAAAATTACATTgcccttttaattttttttcacaataaACGTGACAAAAAAGTTTAATAAGGTTTCAAGAAAAATATCCACAATAGCcgtattgaaaaaaaaaattatagcgACACTAGATGCACAATCTACTCGAACCACTACGATAATTATTATTCTTATGTCTGGAAGTTCTATTCTTTAATTGATGCGCTAATTGAGCCCACTAGTTTAACTACCTCCATCTCTGAAACAGATAACTACACATTCATCATCCATACCATACATGTGCCGCCTTTCTCTTAGTTTTGAAGAATCATTTTTGCGTTCAAtaatgtgcatgcatgtcgaTCGGCAGACTGATCACTGCATCGGCGGATCCAATCAGCCGCGCAAAGCGCCATTTTTTTAGCACCAAATTAACCTAAGCATGACAAAAACGATGGATTTGTTCAAAAGATCGGTAATGCGCTGTGCTGCCGGCATATATATCTTTGTTGCATACACACAAAAGGGCTCCTCGCAACAATACCTTTTTTTCTCCGGCAATATTGTAATGACTAATACCGGCTTTTCGTGCGCTTTACCCGTTCTTTTCCGATCAAGGCAGATTATATATGATCCACTAAGCTATAGCTGCCAGCAGGAGCTAAGtgcctagctagctgctagctTATCTGAAAACCATATCTGGAACAGTGAAAGCATATGCATGCTtgcatgaatgaatgaatggatgcatcgatcgatcgatatatcGAGACATATGTTCCAACAGCTCGCGAGATgcggtacgtacgtacgttgtCCGAACTAGCTAGCTTAAGTGCTTAACCGTTGTACAACTTGCTGATCGATCTGGCCTTCTTGCTGACGCTGCacgctagctgctgctgcctcggGTAATCTGACTTCGTGGACAAGAGGAACCGATGCCGATCGCCGGAACCGGGATAGAATGCACGTAGGAGTATATATAGCTAGGTACGCGATGGGATGGATTCTCGGAGAGCATGGATGCTGCACCGTGCTTTCTGCCTTTTCTTGTCCGCCCAATTATAGGCCAGACAGGCAGACGATGTACTACCAGCCACTAGCCACACAGCACGAGCATCCTCGCTCGTTCGACCGGTTCGCGATCTGCGCCGTACCGTGCATGCTCTGCTCTGATCCGTCCGTTTCCCGGCGATTTGCGCACGGAATCCGCGTCATATACGTACGTGACCTGGTCATTGGTGACCGAGAAGCGAATTCGCCCGGAGCATGCCCgcgggccgcggccgcggaggTGCGCGCGCGTACGTCGATCCGCTCGCTTGGAGGGAGGAGGCATCTCGGTTCGTGTAAAGCCTCGTTTAGTttacaaaaagtttttataaaagcACTAAATtaaacactaatttgaagtattaaacgtactctaattataaaataaatttcagattccgtctagaaaccgcaagacgaatcttttgagtctaattaatctgtcattagtacatattggttactgtagcgcacttatggctaatcatgtcctaattatgcttaaaagatttatctcacgatttcctgcataactatgtaattagttttgatgttcgtatatatttaatgtttcatttagatgaCCAAAAATTCGTGTATATTTAATTGGCTAAGCTGGACGCATCCACCGATGACCGATCCATCCACGCAACGGTACGAACGCGCGCGCGTGTTGCGCGTTGATCCCACACAGTTCCaccgggcgggcgggcgccgGCTGCATGCGCCTCGATCGCGCTCGCGCCggtgcgcgcgcgtgcgtgtcGCGTCGTGCAGGGAGGCCACGGGGACGGACGATCGATCCGCTGCGCTTGGGTCGACGGGGAGGcgtacgcgcgcgcgcgcggccgcggcgccggcgcgggacAGACCGGATCGGACGTTGGTCGGCCAACAGATGGGCCTAATTTAGGCCTAGGACGAAGAGATCGCTTGCTCTGGGCTTTTTGTACAGTGATGGATGGTCACGCGCGCCGATGGATCGTGGATGaccggagcagcagcagccacgtTCAATAAACCACGGTTCCCGCGTAGTCACCGCGCTACTGCTGGGACAGTATGCATGGtttggttttataaattttaattaattctatttttttaatataatgctAAAAGTATCCAAATAAATTGCTACAAATAGTACTCCTATGGTTGCCCATGGAGCAGGGCCGGGAAAGACTATGCTCCATCCCCGAAATTAAACCCTGGCCCTGGCCCCCAAAACAAATTCGAGGGATGTGTCCACATCCCCAGATCCCTCTCTGAAGGGTcctatttaaattataaatgacaGCAAATACAACatcaataattattaaataaaaggtTACTAGCCCCACGGGTTACCGTAATAATTATCAACCCACAcgatttagttttttttaattctggGACCTTACAGGGATCCTTGTGAGTGAAGCTTCTCCTCTGTCCCTGTccctgtcccaaaataatccAGGGCCACGATCCCAAATCCTGCGGGGTGATTTTGGCCCCAACCCCAACCCTGTTGGGACGGGTCTCTGCTCTCGGCAgggattttgtttggttgctatGTCTATTTGGTGaataaattttgtgaaaataataaattttattatgcaAGAGGCGACAACGATCTCTTAGTACAACCCAGCACatgatttggaaaaaaaacctttttaaaaaatgagttgggaatttttttttgttttaaaagcATCCAACAAATTCATGCAATgttacattatttttctataatgatctaaaagtcaaggttagaaaataactacggtaaaaaaacccaaaaccaactcaaaatttaagattgaaatttgaaattttggcttataaatataaaaaaagaaaagatataagTGCAGATCTATTAGACTAGGGATGGGAAATCGGtttatttggtttggtttcttTTGGTTTGTTTAAAGTCCGGTTtctataaaatacaataaaaaaacgaacCAGTAAAACGATCGGTTTCTACGGTTCACAGTAAGGAAGTAACAAGTGAACGCATAGAGCGATAGACGTGGCGTACTGATATGCACATGAACGGCGGGCCGAATCGTCTAAAAACCACTTGTGGGCCTCTATAGGCTGGTGTGAGATCTCATGTAATCCACCACAATTTACATTTATTCGGTCATGTTTTAaagtaattataaaaatagataagttttaaacttatttaaaaaatagactatTTTGCCCTGCGTCATCCTTAAGGCACGAAGGTTCTTCATCTCCACATCAAGGCTCAGTGCAGACTTTGCTGACTAAGTACGCTTTATCTAGAAGACAAATACCTCAACGCCAATCCCCACTGATATGGAGATGGATCTCAGCGTTATTGAAAGTGGTGCGAAGCGAAtggtctatttttaaaaataatttataaactagttaattttcataatttatgCTCGAAAAAGGCTAAATAGTACCAAAACCGGCAGAAACCATGTGGGGTCTCACCCAAGTGTGCACGGAGTTGAACAGTGGAAAATAACCATGTTCGGTTACTAAAGTTCGGCTTTACGAGATTGAAACCGGCGTATAAACCAAAGATCGATATCGGCGAAATAAAAACCGATCTAGCAACCCATTATCGAAGTAATCAACGGTTCGGATAGGGTCTTATTTCGGTTCGGTTCTCTTTTGGTGGTTAAAAATACCCACCCCTATTTATAGGATGGTAACATCGATCGAAATCCGGCTGGTCGATCCGCCCAAATACCAAGAtgttagtactccctctgtatCGTATCATAatgcaagatgtttgatttttctacttgcaacgtttgatcattcgtcttatttaaaaaattatagaaatatcatttattttgcttgtgacttactttattatcaaaggaactttatgcatgacttattattttttatattgtaataaatttttaaataagacgaatagttgttgtgacaaaaaaaaagtcaaatattttacattatagAACGGAGGTCGTAACAGTTTAAATTTACAGGCACttgaattcaatcaacaaatccAAAGGAACAATTATAGTTAATACAAACGAATCATCATTTCACCCCCAGTTCCACTCAAAGAATCATCAtttccaaaaagaaaagataaagaaaaaaaaaaggcacaacCATACACCATGTTTTTGATTGTTACGTACTTACGTACGTGCCGCGACCTGCAGTTCTTCAACTTGGCATCCTGCCCAACACGCGGCGATCAGCTCACGGCGTGCGGCCGCTCCACCGGGACGGGGCCACGGCTCCCGCTGTGGATCGCGAGGACGTAGAAGAGCTGCGTCGCCGTCAGGACGATCGTGAACGCCTCCATGGTTCCCTGCCAAGCTCTCCGTAGATTTCAATTCAGTCTCTCGTTTAAACATCAATTAAATCCATTTCTGAAGAATCGAAGGGAAAGAGGTAACCAAAATCTCACCAGCTTCGCGTTCCTTCTGTCAAAACTGATCTCCTGACAAGCCAGCCTGCAAATGCACAGGACCATTACATTGGCGTCGTTACTCTACATCGTATCGTCACCAATTCGAGTAATTATAAAGGTGTGattgcttgatttttttttatcatagaaaAAGATAAgcgatatatttttagatgaaaaataatttataaataaaaattttatatatttattcttaacgatctagaaatcaaaattagaaaataaagtacaaGAAAAAACATTACAATCAATTCTAAActtaaggttaaaagtttcaaatttagcttataagcataataaaaatcaaaaatagtGAGGTCAAAGTGAATATATAAGTGCAAATATATACCCCATGGCAAGGATGGTGAGCGCCCAGGCAAACAGCCCGGtgaccgccgccggctgcagGGAGTGGTGGTTCCAGTGGCGGATGTGGGTGAAGCCGACGATGCCGGAGGCGAtcccgacgacgccggcgagcagcgAGAACACGACGAAGAACCCCGTGGCCCAGTTGCCGATCGGGGTGAATATCGGGTGGAAATGCGCCGGCAGACGCAACCCCGGACCTGCAAATTAAACTCACCACCAACAATACTCCATAAGCTGGATCTCATATGCCTACACTACACTATCTCTTGtcaagatcgatcgatcatcgtTTTCATCGGCTCAAGATTCTTGGGCGATCGAGGAGCTCGATCAGCCGTGTGTTCTGCATGTACGTACCTATGATGAAGCCGCGGTCGATGGAGATGTTGACGGCCCATCCGCCGATGATGGCGAGGATGATGTACATGCAGAGGTtgagcatcagcagcagcagcgccacgGGCTTCATGTTCTCGGCCATCTCTGAAACCAGCCCTAGCTAGCTTACGTTGCTGCGGCAACTGAACCGATCGAACACAATCTCGCTGGAAATTCTGCCCCGACTGAACTGCAATTCCCTGGTGCTTTTCCAGAAGCCGGACGGCCGGGCTCTCTTATACATGCACGCGCGCGCTGGGGCACGATTCGATTTGTGCCTTGCTTGCCTGATgttgcctctctctctcgagcTGGGACTTGCAGGTGAAGGAAAGGAGCTAGACGAGTTgttgaggtggaggaggagcccgTGTTGGTGGTGTTCGTCCTCCCGGTGCGGTTAGGTATGTGTACACGTAGAGGCGACGCAAGCTCgattcctccgccgcctcgtcgcggCACGCActtgtgttgtgttgtgttgtgttgtgtcTCGGATGGTTTCGTTTTGTCGTACAACAGAGGCCGCGGGGAAAGCCCAGTTTGCTCTGGACACGGGCCGTTGCAGGCTACCTCGTTTGGGCCGCGAGCTGGACACGATCGAGCCATGCACACTGGCTGTGGCGTTGACTCGATGGCCGTGGCGTCCAAGGACGGGGAGTTACGCCGTGTCAACACGTGGGAATGTGGGATGGTCTGATGGGAATGTGGTGCTTGAACTGAACTACAACATCCAGCATCTTTAATCTCGACGAAGAGAGATATAGAAGGCGTGACTGCGTGAGGACGTGACGAGTGGAGCTgagattttctaatttttataatatcgTATTATGAAGGTGAAAATTGAAACCtttcgaaaaaaaatcattgtgCAGTGGTTTGAAAAAAGTGTGCGTAAAAAGTCGAGAAAAGGCatagaaaaactgaaaaagaaTGTAGCTATACTCATTAACGTGGCAAGCAAACTGTGGCCACACGGACTAATAGCCCCGTACAAACTTGAACATGCGGTTAACAGTTAATCACACGTACACGCACGTACGCATGCCGTCATATTAATCATCGGCCGTCCATCCATTGCACGCTACGCTTTGATGTacgcttgcatgcatgcacaaatAAGCCATACGCATGCGTACGTGCACGATGAAGTGTGATTCGCACAGGTCAATTCGGGTATATACATGGATGCATACACATTACATACAGTGTCAAGTTAAAGCATTTCTACGTaaagattatattttcttaattcagTTACAAGATTCCTTTTGTGAAACCTGCAGGGCACGTTTGATAGGAGGGAGTCGCAGAacgaagagagaaaaaaaaaactaatggaCAGGATGAATTCTGAAGGAAACACCACACTTGCCTAAAAATGATCCCCTTTGAGTGCAGATAAATATAAGATCAAAGAGTCAACGTCAACAAATGTATGTTAATTACAGTAACCAATGTCTGGCTATGTGGTTTTTGCACTTCATTTCAACTGATGGAAAGTGCCCGAGTTGATTAATTTGCTGAAAAATagtcctatgtttttttttcatatgttctGTAGTAACAGAAACATTCTGTACCATTTGTATTACAAAAATCAGTCTTCCGACttgttttcatatatatgtacatatttaAAAGCATTGCCATAGTCCGCAAGAAAATAGAGTAGGGCAATATAATATACTGGTGaagaaaatcttaaaattcagacaatgcaaaatttcaaatcaGCTTCGGATTGTAATTGGATCATGGCAATGCcaaaatgatcaaaattatAAGATTAAACAACTAAGCTCAATCACTGTGTATTATATAGTTGAAATATGCATGTTACAGTTATCAAGACGAGCAATGCTATGCGTACGCACGATTTAACGGCAGCAcatagcagcagcagtaagTCGAGGCGATGGCGTGGTCGCACAGATCAGTACGCAGCAGCAAGTCAAGGCGACGGCGCACAAAGTCGTATTTTATCGTACGTATAGCGTTTTTCTATCAAGATTTGGTAGCCACCACTTTTTAtcacaaataattttgtagATAAAATTACAGTCAGAGATAATTTCGCCGTGCAAGCATAGAGGTGtgatttgcaaaaaatatcttCCAAGAAAACTCGTGACAGACTCACAGAGATTTTCTACCAGAAATAACTCACATGTTTGTCACGGGCAGAGCGTATTTAAAATTGTTGTTAGCATTGTCGTATATGTTTGTTATTttcaatttcataaataatattccCTTGTAAATCCAAGTATTGGCCAATGGTAGACCTCCCTCGAATAAAAAGAGTTTTTGTTGAAGTTGAACTATTTATGTATGAAAATcttgtaaaattattatatgtttGAAAGGACGAGAAAACCTGGcaaaaagttctttttttttttgaatatctGAGAAATGCTTTGAACATGAGCCTGCCTAACTGCATATTGCAAAATTCcaaaatcttgaaaaaaaaatagactaaaTGTTGTGTAGGTAACCTTTTCAGTACTATTATTGTTGTAGAGCAAAATCAACCAAACTGAACCAAGTAATTGTATTCATAAAAGAATATAACCTAGGATGAATCTGTATTTAGAAAAGGATCAACGATTCAACGACCGATCTTTCAGACTCTGCCAATCCAATTTGTTTGTTCGTTACGCTAGACTATATATGCTACTATATATAAAGTCCAAAACCCAAGAACAAATAAGTAGAAAATTCAGCAAAGTTGACTGCCGCGCGTGTCCAGCCGGACACGTAATGTACCAATGCAAGAATGTATGccacatgcaaaaaaaatattttttttgaaaaataaaatataaacggCACATGCAAATTAATATACAGTAAAATTATTATTGACTAAGTTTATGTTTATTAGCTAAGTAGCTATGCATCTGCATTAAGCTGCATTTCAGGTTTGTAGGCATCCTACTTGTTCTTAAAAGAGCTAATTAAAATGCATCAATGAATGCTGAAGTCAAAATaccaaagaaacaaaagctAGCTATAACGACAGATGGAAGGCAGGTCAACCTGACCGGCTGTTTACGATCTACGTATGTGCACTACAATCGTACAGAATAAGGCAATGACATTTCAAAACTACATATACTaacctaaatattttaaaaacaaacttCGTATAATTCTGCAACCAGTTAAACCAGTGCATCTTGCATAAAAGTTACACCAATAgtttcatatttctaaatgCTTTcgcattatatttatatagtttatatagtatttatataataaccTTGCAAAAACAACAGAAACTTAATATCCACTGGAGATGTGTGTAGATTATTCACCATATATCAGTAAAAAGAAtccatataattttgtaaggTCATGTAAGCTGTACACAtgccaaaaaaacatatatataataagttACAACACATTATTTCAATTTATTGATACCATAAGACCACTTATATATGTAGTCCAAcaataatgataaaacataaataatttgacGAACAGACACACGTAGATTCTTAATTTGTATAACTCGATCGATCCcttgtatttttttggtgTATGTATACTTGTATTTCAGGAGCTCAACAATtgaaatattgttttaaaacaatttgGAATGTATATAAGATATGCACTCACGTCGTATATACGTACTGCCATTTTTATTTCTCGATGGATGTGTAAGGAATTTGTCTGCTGCGTCGCCTTTGGCTGcctcgcacgcacgcacgtacaTGAATGCACAcgccgccgtggtcgccggccggccgccggccgatCAGCCGGCGTAGTCGCACATCCCGAAGCTGCACTTCTTGGGGCAGTGGACGAAGCAGTCGCCGCAGTTCTTGCGGTCTTTCCGGAGGTCGACGCAGCGGCCGCCGCAGCAGGTCTTGCCGTGCTTGCACACGTGGTGGCATCGGCCGCAGTGCGCGATGCTGGACCTCGTGTCGACGCAGTGGCCCTTGCAGCACGTCGCGCCGGGGCTCCCGCGCTCCAGGCACACCGACGGCGGCTTCCTCCTGCAGTTGTAGTAcgacagcggcagcggcggcggcgacttcTTGCTCGCCAGGAACCTGCTCCTCCTTACGCCGaccgcctcggcctcggccccggccccggccgcggcgacggcgagggcgagggcgagcgcGATCGCCATGAGAGCCACCGCGGCTTTTCTCATGGCGGTGGAAgggcgggcgcgcgcgcggcggaacgcggcggcggcaattCGCGTGGTGGTGGGGGTGATACAGTGGAcgcgcgcggcgtcggcgatgtGGAGGGGAAGGGAAATGGGCGGGCGGGGGGGatcggagggagggaggagtgCTTATACTGAAAAGGCGACGCGAAAG
This is a stretch of genomic DNA from Oryza brachyantha chromosome 1, ObraRS2, whole genome shotgun sequence. It encodes these proteins:
- the LOC102715246 gene encoding membrane protein PM19L-like, with the translated sequence MAENMKPVALLLLMLNLCMYIILAIIGGWAVNISIDRGFIIGPGLRLPAHFHPIFTPIGNWATGFFVVFSLLAGVVGIASGIVGFTHIRHWNHHSLQPAAVTGLFAWALTILAMGLACQEISFDRRNAKLGTMEAFTIVLTATQLFYVLAIHSGSRGPVPVERPHAVS
- the LOC121054749 gene encoding stigma-specific STIG1-like protein 1; the encoded protein is MRKAAVALMAIALALALAVAAAGAGAEAEAVGVRRSRFLASKKSPPPLPLSYYNCRRKPPSVCLERGSPGATCCKGHCVDTRSSIAHCGRCHHVCKHGKTCCGGRCVDLRKDRKNCGDCFVHCPKKCSFGMCDYAG